A region from the Mya arenaria isolate MELC-2E11 chromosome 2, ASM2691426v1 genome encodes:
- the LOC128214795 gene encoding pyroglutamylated RF-amide peptide receptor-like, which translates to MEQPRPGEMEDDMDSYIVYSNFTSEYEDLYKLLLPENGYTLPEEFNHGLKITLAVIYSFLAAGAILGNACIFMVILITPALRTATNTFILSLAASDALVAAWTMPMQLVFYIRNEWTLGDAMCKATSYVQGTSILASILTLTAISVERYYVIWTPIKARYIRSTRTAIFTVMSLWGVAMVIMLPLIWIQRLEQRLALQPEAVPPIRIAKLCVEYFPKFEYDVLYTYGFFVLFFLGPLGLMTYAYGRMARILWLRKYIGEEVVATQVSDKREAQKRSFVRMLLVIVLCFTLCWLPFFTVHLVLVHVPFTYRLRVFLAFAKVFGYFNAFINPFIYFFLNRKFNRALRKMVPGRKCYSGRRSAKYSRKPTTQVTAF; encoded by the exons ATGGAGCAGCCGCGTCCGGGAGAGATGGAAGATGACATGGATTCTTACATTGTGTATTCTAATTTTACCTCCGAATACGAAGATCTTTACAAACTGCTACTTCCAGAAAATGGTTATACTTTACCAGAAGAGTTCAATCATGGGTTAAAAATTACGTTAGCTGTCATATACAGCTTCCTGGCTGCGGGTGCCATACTTGGGAACGCTTGTATCTTTATGGTGATTTTGATAACACCGGCGCTTAGGACCGCTACCAACACGTTCATCCTTTCGTTGGCGGCGAGTGACGCTCTTGTAGCGGCGTGGACAATGCCAATGCAGCTTGTGTTCTATATCCGGAACGAGTGGACGCTTGGAGACGCAATGTGCAAGGCGACAAGCTACGTACAGGGGACCAGCATCCTAGCCAGCATCCTGACCCTCACTGCCATCTCCGTTGAGAG ATATTACGTGATCTGGACTCCAATAAAAGCCCGCTATATTCGAAGTACAAGGACTGCCATCTTTACGGTTATGTCGCTATGGGGCGTTGCCATGGTAATCATGCTGCCGTTAATTTGGATACAGCGTTTAGAACAGCGACTTGCTCTGCAGCCGGAAGCTGTTCCACCGATAAGAATCGCCAAGTTGTGTGTTGAGTATTTCCCCAAATTCGAGTATGACGTTCTGTATACGTACGGCTTCTTCGTTTTATTTTTCCTAGGACCTCTCGGGTTGATGACGTATGCGTACGGACGGATGGCGCGCATCCTATGGCTCCGGAAATACATTGGGGAGGAGGTGGTGGCCACGCAGGTCAGCGATAAACGCGAAGCCCAGAAGCGCAGTTTCGTCCGCATGCTTCTTGTCATAGTATTGTGTTTCACCCTTTGCTGGCTGCCGTTCTTCACAGTGCACTTGGTTCTCGTGCACGTTCCATTTACGTACCGCCTTCGCGTATTTCTGGCGTTCGCCAAGGTGTTTGGGTACTTCAACGCCTTTATCAACCCGTTTATTTACTTCTTCCTCAACCGGAAGTTCAACCGAGCCCTGCGGAAAATGGTTCCCGGTCGCAAGTGCTACTCTGGACGTCGGTCAGCTAAGTACAGCCGGAAACCGACCACACAAGTAACCGCTTTCTGA
- the LOC128219928 gene encoding spermine oxidase-like: protein MSDVCNVVVIGAGIAGLSAASRLFEAGYKNTVILEASDRIGGRIQTVQFGDGPYPVELGANWIHGSSLSNSVFKVADTIGALSPYRILNRASSRFLREDGTEIERVTVVKAYYIYKHVEEELYNIVFETTPSGSDRTFLPLTQFRQRLKEERENLVGTTSQSDLNDIKLVHNALENYLRFHEGDELDRVAWELGASSWVVPEGGDVHIPGGYRQVLDYIIRNIPAEAIRFNSEVERVSYSRDGAKVRVQTGDGHVIKADHVIVTCSLGYLKKHHTSIFDPPLPKTKVATIESMAMGRVNKIFLVFDRPVTAPTYKNIALAWENTDIGDDKRHWYRRIFGFDQVFTKTNTIIAWIAGDGAEHMESLTDEEIGNTCVSVLRQFLGNRIIPALKSIRVSRWCSNPYTLGSYSYQTPRLTRGEQEELARPVRACEGRPVLLFAGEAMANGCTHGARDTGLKASETLISFYERKQCKAKL, encoded by the exons ATGTCGGACGTTTGTAATGTGGTTGTGATTGGGGCCGGAATAGCCGGTCTCTCCGCAGCCAGCCGATTGTTCGAGGCCGGATACAAGAATACCGTGATTCTAGAAGCATCTGACAG GATAGGAGGTCGGATCCAAACTGTTCAGTTTGGAGACGGCCCCTACCCGGTGGAGTTGGGTGCCAACTGGATCCATGGCTCGTCTCTCAGCAACTCTGTCTTCAAAGTCGCCGACACCATCGGTGCGCTTTCTCCGTACAGGATACTTAATAG AGCCAGCAGCAGATTTTTGCGTGAAGACGGAACGGAAATCGAGAGAGTGACAGTTGTAAAAGCATACTACATTTATAAACACGTCGAAGAAGAGCTCTACAACATTGTGTTTGAAACAACCCCGAGCGGTAGTGATAGGACATTTCTTCCTCTTACGCAATTTCGTCAAAGACTGAAAGAAGAAAGAGAAAACCTTGTTGGGACCACAAGTCAGAGTGATTTGAATGACATAAAGTTGGTACATAACGCGCTGGAAAATTACTTGCGCTTCCATGAAGGGGATGAGCTAGACCGAGTGGCATGGGAGCTGGGGGCGAGCTCATGGGTGGTGCCCGAGGGTGGGGATGTACATATTCCCGGTGGGTACCGGCAGGTGCTCGATTACATCATCAGAAATATCCCAGCGGAAGCGATACGTTTTAATTCCGAGGTGGAAAGGGTCAGCTATAGCCGGGATGGTGCTAAAGTTCGCGTTCAGACTGGTGATGGTCATGTTATTAAAGCAGATCACGTAATTGTTACATGTTCTTTAGGATACTTGAAAAAACATCATACCAGTATATTTGATCCTCCCCTACCAAAGACGAAGGTCGCAACAATCGAATCCATGGCTATGGGCCGagtgaataaaatatttctcgTGTTTGACAGGCCAGTCACAGCACCAACGTACAAAAATATTGCACTGGCTTGGGAGAACACGGACATTGGTGATGATAAACGTCATTGGTACAGACGAATATTCGGTTTCGACCAGGTTTTTACCAAAACCAACACAATTATCGCCTGGATTGCTGGTGACGGTGCCGAACACATGGAATCACTTACAGATGAAGAAATTGGCAACACGTGTGTGTCAGTACTACGGCAGTTTTTGGGCAATCGAATTATACCAGCACTAAAAAGTATCCGCGTGTCCAGGTGGTGCTCGAACCCATATACCCTCGGTTCCTACAGTTACCAAACCCCGCGACTGACTCGGGGTGAGCAAGAAGAACTGGCTCGACCAGTCAGGGCCTGTGAAGGGAGGCCCGTTCTCCTGTTTGCCGGTGAGGCGATGGCGAACGGCTGCACGCACGGTGCACGCGATACAGGGCTTAAAGCATCAGAAACGCTCATTTCATTCTATGAGCGAAAACAATGTAAGGCTAAACTGTAA